A region of Streptomyces sp. R44 DNA encodes the following proteins:
- a CDS encoding acyl-CoA dehydrogenase family protein: MSTLIDSPEHTALRAAVSALGHRHGPGFDRAELWAEAGKLGYLGVNLPEEYGGGGGGMAELSIVLEEAGAAGAPLLMMVVSPAICGTVIARFGTEEQKRAWLPGLADGSRTMAFGITEPDAGSNSHRITTTATRTEEGWVLNGRKVFVSGVDIADATLIVGRTSDARTGSLKPCLFIVPRDAPGFERRHIEMELDANEKQFELTLDDVHLPSEALVGDEDAGLLQLFAGLNPERIMTAAFAIGMGRYALAQAVKYAKERQVWKAPIGAHQAIAHPLAQAHIELELARLMMAKAAHLYDAGDDMGAGEAANMAKYAAAEACVKAVDTAVHTLGGNGLTKEFGLARLVTAARVARIAPVSREMILNYVSHQTLGLPKSY; this comes from the coding sequence ATGAGCACCCTCATCGATTCCCCCGAGCACACCGCGCTGCGCGCCGCCGTCTCCGCGCTCGGCCACCGCCACGGCCCCGGCTTCGACCGGGCCGAGCTGTGGGCCGAGGCGGGCAAGCTCGGCTACCTGGGCGTGAACCTCCCCGAGGAGTACGGCGGCGGGGGCGGCGGCATGGCCGAGCTGTCGATCGTCCTGGAGGAGGCGGGCGCGGCCGGCGCGCCGCTGCTCATGATGGTCGTCTCGCCCGCGATCTGCGGCACGGTCATCGCCCGCTTCGGGACGGAGGAGCAGAAGCGGGCGTGGCTGCCGGGGCTCGCGGACGGTTCGAGGACGATGGCGTTCGGGATCACGGAGCCCGACGCGGGCTCGAACTCGCACCGCATCACGACCACGGCCACGCGCACGGAGGAGGGCTGGGTCCTGAACGGGCGGAAGGTCTTCGTCTCGGGCGTGGACATCGCGGATGCGACGCTGATCGTGGGCCGCACGTCGGACGCCCGCACGGGCAGCCTGAAGCCCTGCCTCTTCATCGTCCCGCGCGACGCCCCCGGTTTTGAGCGCCGTCACATCGAGATGGAACTGGACGCGAACGAGAAGCAGTTCGAGCTGACCCTCGACGATGTGCACCTCCCCTCCGAGGCGCTGGTCGGCGACGAGGACGCGGGGCTGCTGCAGCTCTTCGCGGGCCTGAACCCGGAGCGGATCATGACGGCGGCCTTCGCGATCGGAATGGGCCGGTACGCCCTCGCGCAGGCGGTGAAGTACGCGAAGGAGCGCCAGGTCTGGAAGGCCCCGATCGGCGCCCACCAGGCCATCGCCCACCCGCTCGCCCAGGCCCACATCGAGCTCGAACTGGCCCGCCTGATGATGGCGAAGGCGGCGCACCTCTACGACGCGGGCGACGACATGGGCGCGGGCGAGGCCGCGAACATGGCGAAGTACGCGGCGGCGGAGGCCTGCGTGAAGGCCGTGGACACCGCCGTCCACACCCTCGGCGGCAACGGCCTCACCAAGGAGTTCGGCCTGGCCCGCCTGGTCACGGCGGCCCGGGTGGCGAGGATCGCGCCCGTCAGCCGGGAGATGATCCTGAACTACGTCTCCCACCAGACGCTGGGCCTGCCCAAGTCGTACTGA